In Nitrospiria bacterium, the genomic stretch TCGTGAACCCAAGCGACCCCATTTTGTTTGCCTGAATTGCGGAACCTACAAGGGACAGACGATCATTGCGATCAAAGAGTCCTAGTCGAAACGAGACAACGGAAAAGGTCCGAACTTCCGGGGTGCCGGAGCGGTGAAGGCGATGACAATGAAAATGGCCGTCGATGCGATGGGCGGAGATGACGCGCCCGGACCGATTGTTGAAGGGGCCGTCTTGGCCGCGCGGGAATACGGGGTCGGTGTTTTTCTGGTCGGTGATTCCACCGTCCTGGGGGAAGAGTTGGGCCGTCACGCCGTTGCGGGTCTCGATATCTCCATCGTGCACGCGGCTCAAAAAGTCGAAATGGATGAGGCCCCGTCCTTGGTGATCCGCCGAAAACGCGAGTCATCGATTTGGGTGGCGACCGAGCTGGTCCGGAAAGGCGAGGCCGTCGCCGTGATCAGCGCGGGAAACAGCGGCGCCACAATGGCGACGGCCCTTTTTATTCTCGGCCCTCTGAAGGGGGTGGAGCGACCCGCGATCGCCATTGTGTTACCTACCCTGCTGGGGCACTCCATTCTACTCGACGTCGGCGCGAATGTCGATTGCAAGCCCCTCAACTTGTTTCAGTTCGCGACCATGGGACATGAGTACGCCGAGTGGGTTTTGCAAAAGTCGCATCCTAAAATCGGTTTGCTCGGCATCGGTGAGGAAGATTCCAAGGGGAATGAGGTGACCAAAGAGGCGTTTAAAATCCTAAAAGCAAGCCCCATGAATTTCATCGGCAACGTCGAGGGCAGGGACGTTTATTCCGGTATGGCGGATGTCATCGTATGCGACGGTTTCATCGGCAACGTCGCCCTGAAAATCAGTGAGGGGCTTGCAGATGTTTTTGGAAAGCTCCTGAAGCGCGAAATCGCGGCCGTGTGGGGTGGCAAACTTGGTTATTTCTTTCTCCGCACCGCTTTTCAGCGGTTCAGGCGACGGATGGATTACGCCGAGTACGGTGGCGCCCCGCTGCTGGGTGTGAACGGAATCTCGGTCATCTGCCATGGACGGTCGTCCGCGAAGGCCATCAAGAACGCCCTGCGCGTGGCCAAGACCCAGGCCGAAGGTCGGGTGAATGAGCGGATTCAGAAAGATATCGAAGAGAGCATGACCATCTACAGCAAAGTTCACGAAGAGTACCTCCAATCCCAAAGACGAGACTGAATGCGAACCCGAATCATCGGCACCGGCTCCTACCTTCCCAAGCGGATTATGACGAACCGGGATCTGGAACGCCTCGTGGATACGACCGAAAACTGGATTCTGGAGAGGACGGGCATCCGGGAACGGCGGATCGCGGATGAAAGCGAAGCGGCGTCCGACTTGGCGATTCCTGCGGCCCGCCGGGCCCAGGAGATGGCCCGGCTCAATGAAAAGGATCTGGATCTGATCATGGTGGCGACCGCCACGCCCGACATGTTCTTTCCATCAACGGCCTGTCTTGTTCAAGACCGGCTTGGAGCGCATCAGGCGGCGGCCTTTGATCTTTCCGCGGCCTGCTCCGGATTTCTGTACGCCCTTTCCGTTGCCGATCAGTATATCCGAAACGGGGTTTATAAAAATGTGCTCATCATCGGAAGTGAGGTGATGTCCCGAATCATCGACTGGACCGACCGCAACACCTGCGTCCTGTTCGGAGACGGCGCCGGGGCAGCCGTTTTGCAGCGAACGAAAGGGGAGCACGGGGTTCTGTCAACCCATCTCCATTCCGACGGCCGGTTGTGGAACCTTATCCAGGTGCCGGGCGGGGGCTCGCGCCTCCCGCCGTCTCCATCGATGCTGGCCGACCGGAAACCGTACATCAAAATGAAGGGCAATGAAACCTTTAAAGTGGCGGTCCGGACCTTGGAAGAAGCGGTGTATGAAACCCTCAAAAGCGCGCATGTGCAACCCTCCGAACTTTCCCTGTTGATTCCCCACCAAGCCAACATCCGGATCATTAAGGCCGTGGCTCAACGGCTGGGTCTGCCGATGGAAAAGGTGGTGCTCAATGTGGACCGCTACGGCAATACGTCGGCCGCGTCGATTCCGATCGCCCTGGATGAAGCGGTTCGCCAGGCCCGGGTCAAGGACGGGGATCTGTTGCTCTTCGAGGCCTTCGGGGCCGGCTTAACATGGGCCTCGGCCCTTGTTCGGTGGTAGGTGATCCTAGCGACACGACGAAGATCCTCCTCGGCGGCGGCAACCCGGTGGACGAATTCCCACTAACCTGTTTATCCACTCCATTTTGAGCGAAGTGAGGATATTTTTTTGTTGACTTCGAGATACGATTTAAGCAATATCTGAATACTTCGACGATGACGGTCGCTTTTTTGTTTCCAGGCCAGGGTTCTCAATATGTCGGAATGGGCGAGAAATTGTTCGCGGCGTCCGATGTGGCCCGACAGGTTTACCGCACGGCTCAGGAGGTGCTGAAGTTTGATATCGCGACGGTTTGTCATGAGGGTCCCGCCGACCGCTTGAATTTGACCGAGCACACGCAGCCGGCGATTCTCACGACCAGCATCGCGGCGTGGAGGATGGCGCAGGAGAGGGGCCTCTCGGCGTCCACGCTGGCCGGACACAGCCTCGGCGAGTATACCGCGCTGGTGGCGGCCGGCGGCTTGGCGTTTTCCGATGCCGTAACCCTGGTCCAGAAGCGGGGGCGGTATATGCAGGAGGCTGTTCCGGAGGGGAGCGGGGCGATGGCCGCCATCCTGGGCTTGGATCGAGGGACGGTGGAAGAAATCTGCAAGGCGGCTTCAGGCCACGGCGTCGTTTCGGCGGCCAATATCAATTCCCGGGTTCAGATCGTCATCGGCGGAAACCGTCCCGCCGTCGAGGCGGCCATGGCGTTGGCCAAAGAGAGAGGTGCGAAACGGATCGTGCCGTTGGCCGTCAGCGTTCCTTCCCATTGTGCCTTGATGAAACCGGCGGCTGAACGGCTGGCCCGGGACCTCGACGGCGTGAAGTTTCTTCCGCTGCAGGTTCCGGTCGTGACGAATGTGGAGGCCGCGCCGATCGTGTCCGGTGACCTGGCGAAGAAGGCGTTGGTCCGGCAATTGGTGTCTCCCGTTCTCTGGGTCGACACCGTTGAACGCATGATTCAAGAAGGGGTTACTGCGTTTGTGGAGATCGGACCCGGCACGGTGTTATCCGGTCTGGTCAAACGGATCGACAGAAACGTGAAAACGTATCATATCGAAGACCCGGAAACCTTGGATGAGACCCTGGACGCCCTGACGGTTTAAACCCGGCGGACGTTGATTGGAGCGATGGAAAAAGATGGACTTGAAAGGACGCGTGGTCATCGTAACGGGAGGCGCCCGCGGCATCGGAAGGGCCATTTCGGAGAGTTTGGTTCAAGACGGCGCCCATCTGGTGATCTCGGATGTCGATCTTCGGGAAGCGAAGCAGACGGCCGACGCGCTGGCCTCCTCCGGGCGCCGGTGCCTGGCGGTGGAGGCCAACGTGACCGACGGCAAAGCCGTGGCCGAAATGGTGGATCGGGCGATCCAGGAGTTCGGTCGAATCGATGTTTTGATCAACAACGCCGGCATCACGCGCGACGCCCTTCTCCTTCGAATGAAAGAAGAGGACTGGGATTTGGTCTTGAATGTGAATCTGAAAGGGGCTTTTCATTGCACGAAGTCCGTTATTTCTACGATGAGCAAGCAGCGTAGCGGACGGATTGTCAACATTGCGTCCATCGTGGGCGTGATGGGAAATGCGGGACAGTCCAACTACGCCGCGTCCAAGGCGGCCTTGATCGGTTTCACAAAGTCCGTGGCCCGGGAGTACGCCAGCCGCGGAATCACCGTCAATGCCGTGGCACCCGGATTCATCGATACGGTGATGACCCAGTCCCTTTCGGCGAATGTTCGGGAGAATTTGATGAAACAGATACCGTTGGGCCGGCTTGGGACGCCCCAGGACATAGCCCACGCGGTTCGATTCTTGGTGTCAGAAGAAGCCGGATATATCACGGGACAGGTCCTGCATGTCAATGGCGGCATGTTGATGGTTTGACAGGATGACGGTCTCATTTCCGTTGTTATTTTTTTAATTGAAGAGGGGAGGTGCAGAAACCAATGGCAGCCGTGGATGAAAAGGTGAAAAAGATCATTGTGGAGCAACTCGGAGTGGATGAGGAGGACGTGACACCGGATGCCTCTTTTGTCGATGATCTGGGCGCGGATTCTCTTGATACTGTTGAATTGGTCATGGCTTTTGAGGAGGAGTTCGGCATTGAAATTCCGGACGAAGACGCCGAAAAGATCCTCACGGTGCAAAACGTCATGGATTATATCAAGGAACGGGTATAGTGAAGGCCCGCCGGAGGCCGGCCGTTCGTCGTTTTTTATATCCAGATCGTTGCGTGTGAGGAAGGGGGTGGGGTTCTGAATCGCCGCGTGGTCGTGACGGGTTTGGGGGTCGTATCCCCGCTGGGAATCGGGGTCGACCCGACCTGGAAAGCCTTATGCGGCGGGGTCAGCGGGGTGGGCCGCATCACGCGGTTCGATACGACCGATATGCCGGTGAAAATTGCGGCCGAGGTCAAGGGATTCGATCCGGCGAACTATATCGAAAAAAAAGAGATTAAAAAGATGGACACCTTCATCCATTACGCCCTCGCCGCCAGCCGGATGGTGATGGATGATTCCGGTTTAAAGGTGACCTCCGAAAATGCGGACCGGATCGGCGTTTATGTCGGCTCCGGGATCGGCGGCCTGAACGCCATTGAGGAATGGCATCGCGTCCTGATGGAAAAGGGACCGAAGCGCGTGACGCCGTTTTTCATTCCCATGACCATCATCAATCTGGCTTCCGGACAGATTGCCATCCGGTATAACCTCCAGGGTCCGAACTCCTGTGCGGTGACGGCCTGCGCGACCGGCAACAACTGCATCGGGGACGCCTTCCGGATCATCCAACGGGGGGAGGCGGATGCCATCATCGCCGGCGGGACCGAGGCCGCGATTACGCCTCTCGCTGTGGCGGGGTTTGCGGCTTCGCGCGCCCTCTCGATGCGCAACGACGATCCCGTGCGCGCCAGCCGGCCGTTTGACCGGGAACGGGACGGGTTCGTGCTGGGCGAGGGCGCCGGACTCCTGCTGCTCGAAGAACGGGAGGCGGCCCGGAGGCGCGGAGCCCGCATCTATGCGGAGGTGGTCGGTTACGCGATGACGGCCGATGCCTATCACATTACCGCGCCCCCGGACAGCGGCAGCGGCGCCATCCGGTGCATGTCGCTGGCGCTTAAAGATGCGGGACTGCGGCCGGCCCAAATCGGCTACATCAACGCCCACGCCACCTCCACCTTTGCCGATAAAATAGAGACCCGGGCGATCAAGACCGTGTTCGGCGACCATGCCAAGCGGGTTCCGGTCAGTTCCACGAAATCCATGACCGGTCATCTCCTGGGCGCGGCTGGTGGAGTCGAGGCGGTCTTTACGATCCTGGCGCTGGTGAAGGGTATCATTCCGCCGACCATCAATTACGAACATCCGGATCCGGAATGCGATCTGGATTGCGTTCCCAATACCGCTCGGCGCGCGTCCTTGGAGGCGGTGCTGACAAACTCGTTCGGGTTTGGAGGCACGAACGCTTGCCTGATTTTCAAGAAGCATGAAGAACATTGAAACGCCGTCATGCTGCTTGAACGCCTCCACACATTTCAAAACGTTTTAGGGTATTCCTTCCGCAAAACCGATCTTTTACGAGCCGCCCTCACCCACAAATCGTACCTGAACGAACTACGAGCGTCCGAAAAGGACGAGGCCTCGCAGGATAATGAACGTCTGGAGTTCTTGGGCGACGCCGTGCTGGATCTGGCCGTCAGCGAGCGTCTGATCGCGCTCTATCCCTTGTCCACGGAAGGAGACCTTTCCAAAATGAAGGCCCGGCTCGTGAGCGAAGTGACCCTGGCTCGCGTGGCCAGGCGACTGGGCGTCGGTGAATTTCTTCTGCTCGGGCGCGGGGAAGAGCGGACCCGGGGTCGGGAAAAACCCTCGATCCTGGCGGATGCGCTGGAGGCCGTGATCGCGGCCGTCTATCTCGACGGGGGATTTGAAACCGCCCGCACGGTGCTCCTGCAAATTTATGAGGAAGAGTTCCAACGCCTCGACCAGCATCGGGAAGACGTTGATTACAAAACGGAGTTGCAGGAATGCTGTCAGCGGGAGTTTGATGTCCTGCCCACCTACCGGGTCCTCCGCGAGTCCGGTCCCGACCACCAGAAACTTTTCGAAGTCAATCTGATGATCAAAGAGGAGGTCTTCGGCATCGGCCGGGGGCGGAGCAAAAAGGAGGCCGAGCAGCAGGCGGCCAAGCAGGCGCTTGAGCGATTGACCCGGCGATCGCTTTAGGTTTAATGCGGAATCTCTTTCTATTCTTTCTCATCACCCTTCTAACCGGGAGCCCGTTGTTCGCGCTCCTCGTTATCGTGGCCGTCTATCTCGCGCTGGATTACCAGTTCATCGGAATATCGCGGCGCTTGTTCGGGCGCTTCCGGCGGGCCGGAATGATCCGGACGCTGCAGCGGGAGCTTTCGGTCAATCCCCACGATGCGACGGCCCGACGCGATCTCGGGAGGGCCCTCATCGAGGCCCGCCGCTTCGGCGAAGCGGTTCCCCATCTTGAAAAGGCGGTCGAGCGCATGCCCGATTCGGACGAGACGGTCTTTGATCTCGGGCTTTCGTATCTCTGGACCGGTCAAGGCCCGGAAGGGGAACGTTTAATCCGGAAAGCCCTGGAACGAAGTCCAAAACTTCGGTACGGTGAGCCTTACCTGCGTTGGGGTGAATTTCTATTGCATCAGGGACAGGCCGCCGCGGCGGCGGAACGGCTCGAGCAGTTCCGATCGATCTTCTCCTCCAGCGTCGAAGGCCATTACCTTTTGGGCGTGGCCTATCAACGCGCCGGCGACCGGATTAAGGCGGTCGCGGCCTATCGGACCGCCTTGGAGATGTTCAGGCGCTCTCCGGGATATAAGCGGAGGGAGGAGCGGCTCTGGGCCTGGAAAACGCGGGCGCGACTGCTGATGATCTGAAGCGGCGAAGCGCCTCCGACGCTCTTCCGGCTTGATAAAAAAGAAAAAAAACTTGACACGTTTTTCCACCCGTGGTATAGTGCCGACGATTTTGTCAACGGTGACGATCGTAGTTCGGCATGAGGGAGGTCCGGGATTACGGTCGTTTTAGGATCGCCGTTTACGCGGCCATATGCGCCTCAGTCGAACGGGACGCATTCGAAAGAAAGGAGGTGGGGCGCTCGATCGCGAATCACAGCAGGTTTTAGGGTTGTTTACTTGTTCGTAACGGAGTAGAGCCATACCAACGCGTTCGGTATCATAGTACGGTATACACACCCTATCAAGGAGGAACAGAGCATGAAGAAGCTTGCGGCAGTGTTTTTCATCCTTCTTTTCGCTTCCACCGCCTCGGCCCAGGTGATCACCAACCCCTCGACCAACGCCCGCATGGACGGTCTGGGGGTGCAGAACTGGCAGGTGGAGGACGACTTTAACATTTTCATCAACCCCGCCCAGATCGGCAACTACAAAAACAACATTTACGGAGAACTGGGCACGTACGGCGCGAACACCATTACGGTGAACAACCCAAACCAGAGCGGCATCAATTTGGGGTCCCAATGGGGCGGTATGAATATGGACGTCTCCTACGGCACGTGGGGCGTTTATCTTGGAAGGCCGTACAGTTTCAACGGCCCGTTGAATCTCATGGGTGCGGGAAGCGCGCCGGGCAACAATCGATTTGATCTATTCTACGGCCTGCACAGCTCCATGCCGGTGGGCTTTTACTTGAGCTATGCCGATCAATCGGAAAATACGAAATCGGGGGGCACGACATTTAAAGATCAGAGCCAGGAATTTAATCTGGGAGCCGGCGGGATCTTCGCGGACGGGATGCTGGAGGGCTCTTTGAATATCACCCTTCCTACATCGAAGTGCGTTGATACAACGGGAGGAGACGTGGCCTGCGGCGGTGCAACCGGAAACACATTTAAAAGTGATGCGGGACCCAGCTTTGCGCTTCTCGTCCGGCATCATGCCGATATGGGAAACAGCAAGCTCCTGACCACGGCCCAGATTCAGACGATCGACGCCTCAACGAAAGACTCGACGTCGCCTACCAAGATTGACGACTCGACTTTTGGGTGGAGAATCGATACCGCCTTGAACTCCAAGCCCAACCCGGATACGCTGGTCGTGGCCGGAATCGGCTTGAACGGAGCCAATCGTACGATAAAACTTAAGGGAGGCGGGGGCAAGGTCACGTTGGACAATCTGGCTATCCCGGTGAACGTGGCGGTTGAACACCAGACCTTTAAGTATGTGAAGACGCGGATCGGATTGTCCAAGCCGCTTTACAACAAGGCCAACTGTAAGGACACGACCGGTGCGGATACTTGTAGTGGAAGTGTTCTCGCCAGCGCACAGAAAGTGGACATCGTTTCTGACGGCGCGGCCACGGTCAGCGCGGGTATCGGCTGGGCCGTCGCGGATAATATGACGGTCGACGCCGTGATCAATCAGGATGTTCTGTTTACCGGAACCTATGTGGTGTCGGGTGTTCCGGAGACGCTCTCCTCAAAGATTTCGGCCACCTATCGGTTCAAATAAGGCCGAAACGGGTGTTTAACCAAAGCCCCTCCGGAAACGGAGGGGCTTTTTTGTTCACGTCAGCCAACAAGCTTGGCTTGGAGCCTGACGCCGCAATTGACTTTCCGGATGCCGACACCTATCATAATGACGTGGATAAAGAGAAGCTGAAAAAGGGCGCCTTTTTGGTGATCGCGCTTGTCTCGATGGGGATCGCCATGCCCTTCATAATGGGCAACCAGGGCGCCAATTATTTCATGGTCGAACTCCCGAACGGCAGGCAGATCCTGACCGAAGTGGCCGACAGCCCCGAGAAGCAGATGGTCGGCCTGTTTTTCGCCAGGGAGCTTCCACCCAACCGCGCCATGCTGTTTATCTATGACGATGAAGATTCCCACCGGCTCTGGACAAAAAACAGCCACTTTCCGATCGATATGATTTGGATGGACCGAGACCGAAAGATTCTGCACATCGAGCAGGCGGCCCCCCCCTGCGCGGATGACCCCTGTCCTTCATACGGGCCGAAGGAAACCGAGGCGATCTATGTTATGGAGGCGGCGGCCGGTTTTGCCAAGATGAATCAACTGCAGCCCGGCATGAGCATGATTTTTCGATTGGTCCGACCGGGATGATGGCTCGACCGTTATAGGTGGAGAAGACGGTTCTCTCCGCAGGGGCGGGGATGAAACGCGTCCCCTACTTTTTTTGATCGGAGACGTGTTCTTTGGCGAGAAAAATCGAGACCGTGTTGCTCACGTTGTTGGCCACGGCCACGCCGTCGGAGCTGTCCTTGTTGAATTTTCCGCTCACGGCGGCAAACGGACCGTCGCCCGATCGGTAGGTCGATGGAGGATACACAAAAGTTCCGTCCCCCTTCCCGATGGCGACCGAGAACCGGCCGGTGAGATCATTCGTGATCAGGAGGTCCTGCTTGCCGTCGCGATCGTAGTCTCCCGTGAGCACGGAGGTGGGACCTCCGTCCGCTCCGAACTCGATCCCGTCCTGGAACGTGCCGTCGGCGCGTCCGAGAAAGGCGGCCAGCGTGCTCTGGGAACTGTAAATGGCGATCAGATCGGTGATTCCGTCTCCGTTGTAGTCTCCCGGACTGACGATGAGCGGCCGGAGACGCGTTTTATAGAATTGCGATTTTTCAAAACGGCCGTCCCCCTTGCCTAAATAGACCGCGATTCCGCGCTGGATCTCGCCGTTGTCCGCGATGGCCAGGTCCGGATAACCGTCATGGTTCAGGTCGACCGCCGCCAACGAGGTGGGCGTGTCGCCGGGATCAAAGGAATAGCCTGCCGTGAACCGTCCATGGCCGTCGCCGATAAAAATCAGGACGCGGTCCATCAGCAGCGAGACGGCCAGATCCAGTTTTTCATCCTGGTTGAAATCGGCCATCGCGATGGCGGTCGGCGTCTTGTGGAGATCTTCGCGCTGCGTGATATGGAAATTCCCGTCTCCTTCCCCCGAGAGAATCACCAAGGAGGCGTCGGAGTGGTGGATCACGGCGATGTCCGGATAGGGGTCGGCATCGAAACGACCGACCACGAGCGATTGCGGCTCGATTCCCACCTTGACGGTTTTCGGGTCCTGAAAGGTTCCATCGCCGTTGCCCAACAAGACGGACAGATCGTTGCTGCCGAAGTTGGCCGTGATCAAGTCCAGTTTTCCGTCGTTGTTCACATCGGCCGCGGCGATTGCCGTCGGATTGGTGCCGACCGGGTAGCTCGTCGGCCCGCTGAATAATTTGGGCGGCGGAGGAGCCGGCGTCCGCGGGTGGCAGCCGGCCATAATGAAAGCGAGAAAGAGAACGAGGCCCGGAATTGGCTTCGGCATAGGATTCCTTGGCGCAGTTTGGCCCATTGTAGCCGAATCGAAACCAATCCGCAATCAAAAACA encodes the following:
- the plsX gene encoding phosphate acyltransferase PlsX encodes the protein MKMAVDAMGGDDAPGPIVEGAVLAAREYGVGVFLVGDSTVLGEELGRHAVAGLDISIVHAAQKVEMDEAPSLVIRRKRESSIWVATELVRKGEAVAVISAGNSGATMATALFILGPLKGVERPAIAIVLPTLLGHSILLDVGANVDCKPLNLFQFATMGHEYAEWVLQKSHPKIGLLGIGEEDSKGNEVTKEAFKILKASPMNFIGNVEGRDVYSGMADVIVCDGFIGNVALKISEGLADVFGKLLKREIAAVWGGKLGYFFLRTAFQRFRRRMDYAEYGGAPLLGVNGISVICHGRSSAKAIKNALRVAKTQAEGRVNERIQKDIEESMTIYSKVHEEYLQSQRRD
- a CDS encoding beta-ketoacyl-ACP synthase III; the protein is MRTRIIGTGSYLPKRIMTNRDLERLVDTTENWILERTGIRERRIADESEAASDLAIPAARRAQEMARLNEKDLDLIMVATATPDMFFPSTACLVQDRLGAHQAAAFDLSAACSGFLYALSVADQYIRNGVYKNVLIIGSEVMSRIIDWTDRNTCVLFGDGAGAAVLQRTKGEHGVLSTHLHSDGRLWNLIQVPGGGSRLPPSPSMLADRKPYIKMKGNETFKVAVRTLEEAVYETLKSAHVQPSELSLLIPHQANIRIIKAVAQRLGLPMEKVVLNVDRYGNTSAASIPIALDEAVRQARVKDGDLLLFEAFGAGLTWASALVRW
- the fabD gene encoding ACP S-malonyltransferase, which gives rise to MTVAFLFPGQGSQYVGMGEKLFAASDVARQVYRTAQEVLKFDIATVCHEGPADRLNLTEHTQPAILTTSIAAWRMAQERGLSASTLAGHSLGEYTALVAAGGLAFSDAVTLVQKRGRYMQEAVPEGSGAMAAILGLDRGTVEEICKAASGHGVVSAANINSRVQIVIGGNRPAVEAAMALAKERGAKRIVPLAVSVPSHCALMKPAAERLARDLDGVKFLPLQVPVVTNVEAAPIVSGDLAKKALVRQLVSPVLWVDTVERMIQEGVTAFVEIGPGTVLSGLVKRIDRNVKTYHIEDPETLDETLDALTV
- the fabG gene encoding 3-oxoacyl-[acyl-carrier-protein] reductase, with product MDLKGRVVIVTGGARGIGRAISESLVQDGAHLVISDVDLREAKQTADALASSGRRCLAVEANVTDGKAVAEMVDRAIQEFGRIDVLINNAGITRDALLLRMKEEDWDLVLNVNLKGAFHCTKSVISTMSKQRSGRIVNIASIVGVMGNAGQSNYAASKAALIGFTKSVAREYASRGITVNAVAPGFIDTVMTQSLSANVRENLMKQIPLGRLGTPQDIAHAVRFLVSEEAGYITGQVLHVNGGMLMV
- the acpP gene encoding acyl carrier protein, with translation MAAVDEKVKKIIVEQLGVDEEDVTPDASFVDDLGADSLDTVELVMAFEEEFGIEIPDEDAEKILTVQNVMDYIKERV
- the fabF gene encoding beta-ketoacyl-ACP synthase II; its protein translation is MVVTGLGVVSPLGIGVDPTWKALCGGVSGVGRITRFDTTDMPVKIAAEVKGFDPANYIEKKEIKKMDTFIHYALAASRMVMDDSGLKVTSENADRIGVYVGSGIGGLNAIEEWHRVLMEKGPKRVTPFFIPMTIINLASGQIAIRYNLQGPNSCAVTACATGNNCIGDAFRIIQRGEADAIIAGGTEAAITPLAVAGFAASRALSMRNDDPVRASRPFDRERDGFVLGEGAGLLLLEEREAARRRGARIYAEVVGYAMTADAYHITAPPDSGSGAIRCMSLALKDAGLRPAQIGYINAHATSTFADKIETRAIKTVFGDHAKRVPVSSTKSMTGHLLGAAGGVEAVFTILALVKGIIPPTINYEHPDPECDLDCVPNTARRASLEAVLTNSFGFGGTNACLIFKKHEEH
- the rnc gene encoding ribonuclease III, with amino-acid sequence MLLERLHTFQNVLGYSFRKTDLLRAALTHKSYLNELRASEKDEASQDNERLEFLGDAVLDLAVSERLIALYPLSTEGDLSKMKARLVSEVTLARVARRLGVGEFLLLGRGEERTRGREKPSILADALEAVIAAVYLDGGFETARTVLLQIYEEEFQRLDQHREDVDYKTELQECCQREFDVLPTYRVLRESGPDHQKLFEVNLMIKEEVFGIGRGRSKKEAEQQAAKQALERLTRRSL
- a CDS encoding tetratricopeptide repeat protein produces the protein MRNLFLFFLITLLTGSPLFALLVIVAVYLALDYQFIGISRRLFGRFRRAGMIRTLQRELSVNPHDATARRDLGRALIEARRFGEAVPHLEKAVERMPDSDETVFDLGLSYLWTGQGPEGERLIRKALERSPKLRYGEPYLRWGEFLLHQGQAAAAAERLEQFRSIFSSSVEGHYLLGVAYQRAGDRIKAVAAYRTALEMFRRSPGYKRREERLWAWKTRARLLMI
- a CDS encoding DUF192 domain-containing protein, with the translated sequence MDKEKLKKGAFLVIALVSMGIAMPFIMGNQGANYFMVELPNGRQILTEVADSPEKQMVGLFFARELPPNRAMLFIYDDEDSHRLWTKNSHFPIDMIWMDRDRKILHIEQAAPPCADDPCPSYGPKETEAIYVMEAAAGFAKMNQLQPGMSMIFRLVRPG
- a CDS encoding VCBS repeat-containing protein, which codes for MPKPIPGLVLFLAFIMAGCHPRTPAPPPPKLFSGPTSYPVGTNPTAIAAADVNNDGKLDLITANFGSNDLSVLLGNGDGTFQDPKTVKVGIEPQSLVVGRFDADPYPDIAVIHHSDASLVILSGEGDGNFHITQREDLHKTPTAIAMADFNQDEKLDLAVSLLMDRVLIFIGDGHGRFTAGYSFDPGDTPTSLAAVDLNHDGYPDLAIADNGEIQRGIAVYLGKGDGRFEKSQFYKTRLRPLIVSPGDYNGDGITDLIAIYSSQSTLAAFLGRADGTFQDGIEFGADGGPTSVLTGDYDRDGKQDLLITNDLTGRFSVAIGKGDGTFVYPPSTYRSGDGPFAAVSGKFNKDSSDGVAVANNVSNTVSIFLAKEHVSDQKK